The Streptomyces sp. NBC_00236 DNA window TGGACCGGGTCCGCGAGACCTTCGGGATGGAGTCCGTCGCCCTGCTGGAGCGGCAGAGCGACGTCGACCCGTGGACGTGCGCCGGCAGCGTCGGCCCGGCGCCGGTCGCCCGGCCCGAGGACGCCGATGTGGACATGCCCGTCGGCGACCACATGGCCCTGGCCCTCTCCGGCCGGGTGCTGCCCGCCGAGGACCGCCGGGTGCTCGGCGCCTTCGCCGCGCAGGCCGCCGTCGTCCTGGACCGTCAGCGACTGGTCGGTGAGGCGGAGGAGGCCCGCAGGCTCGCCGAGGGCAACCGGATCAGGACCGCACTGCTGGCCGCCGTCAGCCACGACCTGCGGACGCCCCTCGCAGCCATCAAGGCCGCCGTCAGCTCCCTGCGCTCCGACGACGTCGCCTGGTCCGACGACGACGAGGCCGAACTCCTCGAAGGCATCGAGAACGGCGCCGACCGCCTCGACCACCTCGTCGGCAACCTCCTCGACATGTCCCGTCTGCAGACCGGCACCGTCACCCCGCTGATCCGCGAGATCGACCTCGACGAGGTCGTGCCGATGGCCCTCGGCGGCGTCCCCGAGGACAGCGTCGAGCTGGACATCCCCGAGACGCTGCCCATGGTCGCCGTCGACCCGGGACTGCTGGAGCGGGCCGTCGCCAACATCGTCGAGAACGCCGTCAAGTACAGCCCCGACGGAGAACGCGTCACCGTGGCCGCCAGCGCGCTGGGCGCGAGGGTCGAGCTACGGGTGGCCGACGGCGGCCGGGGAGTCCCCGACGAGGCCAAGGAACGCATCTTCGAGCCCTTCCAGCGCTACGGCGACGCCCCGCGTGGCGCGGGAGTGGGCCTGGGCCTGGCGGTGGCCCGCGGCTTCGTCGAGTCCATGGGCGGCACGCTGGACGCCGAGGACACCCCCGGCGGAGGCCTCACCATGGTGCTGACCCTCCAGGCGGCCTCGGGATACGTTCCGGTCAGCCCCGACCTGCCCGCACGGGTCACCTCATGATCCGGGAAGACCTTCCCGGCCCGCCCACCGCTCAGACGTACAGCAGATCAGACGTACAGCAGAAAGGCAGGACCGCGATGACCCGGGTGCTTGTGGTCGACGACGAGCCGCAGATCGTACGCGCCCTCGTGATCAACCTGAAGGCGCGCAAGTACGAGGTGGACGCCGCGCCCGACGGGGCCACCGCGCTCCAGCTGGCCGCCGCGCGCCACCCCGACGTCGTCGTCCTCGACCTCGGACTGCCCGACATGGACGGTGTCGAGGTGATCAGGGGCCTGCGGGGCTGGACCCGGGTGCCGATCCTGGTGCTCTCGGCCCGGCACACCTCTGACGAGAAGGTCGAGGCACTGGACGCGGGGGCCGACGACTACGTCACCAAGCCGTTCGGCATGGACGAGCTGCTGGCCCGGCTGCGCGCCTCGGTGCGCCGTGCCGAGCCCGTCGGCCAGGACGGCGGCGACGAGGTCGTGCTCGTGGAGACCGAGGGCTTCACCGTGGACCTCGCCGCCAAGAAGGTCCACCGCGAGGGGCGAGACGTGCGGCTCACTCCCACCGAGTGGCACCTGCTGGAGGTCCTGGTCCGCAACAGCGGCCGGCTGGTCAGTCAGAAGCAGCTGCTCCAGGAGGTCTGGGGGCCCTCGTACGGCACCGAGACCAACTATCTGCGGGTCTACATGGCCCAGCTGAGGCGCAAGCTGGAGACCGACCCCTCGCACCCCCGCCACTTCGTCACCGAACCCGGGATGGGCTACCGCTTCGAGCGTGCCTGAGGACCCGCGACCGGGGTGCCGCGTCACCTGTTCGAGTGAGACGGCGGCCACCCTCCAGGACCTCCGGAGACCGGTACCCTTCGGGTATGAGTGCCGTACCTCGATTCGAGAAGTCCCAGAAGGCCGAGCGGCCGTCCGGGCGCTTCCGGCGCATGCTCGACCGGCTCTCCAGCTCCCAGGAGGACCTGGAGTGCGAGGAGCTGGAGGAGGACTCGCAGGCATCGGGGTGCACCCGGATCTCCGAGTGCACCGACCG harbors:
- a CDS encoding response regulator; this encodes MTRVLVVDDEPQIVRALVINLKARKYEVDAAPDGATALQLAAARHPDVVVLDLGLPDMDGVEVIRGLRGWTRVPILVLSARHTSDEKVEALDAGADDYVTKPFGMDELLARLRASVRRAEPVGQDGGDEVVLVETEGFTVDLAAKKVHREGRDVRLTPTEWHLLEVLVRNSGRLVSQKQLLQEVWGPSYGTETNYLRVYMAQLRRKLETDPSHPRHFVTEPGMGYRFERA